A single genomic interval of Camelina sativa cultivar DH55 chromosome 11, Cs, whole genome shotgun sequence harbors:
- the LOC104724204 gene encoding uncharacterized protein LOC104724204, with product MNRLSCFLFVIGLCVGCSDAKFKWNEKNSVFFKNSLGHNNVLKIHCISNDDNLGFHFLRTGETYDFSFHDSVTGTEFFCDLWQGPNFKFHASVMAYEGGGIIVHYGKKNFWDAREDGIYFTHGKQMPKLEYKWK from the coding sequence ATGAATCGTCTCTCTTGTTTTCTGTTTGTTATTGGATTGTGCGTAGGATGTAGTGACGCAAAATTTAAATGGAATGAGAAAAACTCTGTATTTTTCAAGAATTCCCTTGGTCACAACAATGTCTTGAAGATTCATTGCATATCAAATGATGACAATTTAGGCTTCCATTTTTTGCGTACGGGAGAAACCTACGATTTTAGTTTCCATGATAGTGTTACGGGAACAGAATTTTTTTGTGACTTATGGCAAGGACCTAATTTCAAGTTTCATGCATCAGTTATGGCATATGAAGGTGGTGGTATCATAGTTCattatggtaaaaaaaacttttgggaTGCTAGAGAAGATGGAATCTATTTCACACATGGCAAACAAATGCCTAAGTTAGAGTACAAGTGGAAATAA